The genomic window ATACAAATATAGCATTTGCAGGAGGGAATCATCACGATGATGACGATGATGATGGAAACAGTGCATCACAAATCATCGCACAAGTTCAGCGCTCTATCCAAAACAGCCAAGTAGTTTCTGGTGGCGATACAGAAAATTCAGGAAATAACTTTAGCTTCCAAAATCAAGAGAACTCTGGTAACAATGCTTTAGCACAGAGTAACGATGATGATGATGATGATGATGATGATGGAAACAGTGCATCGCAAGCAATTGTTCAATCTCAGTCATCAAGACAAAACAGCCAAGTAGTTTCTGGTGGCGATACAGAAAATTCAGGAAATAACTTTAGCTTCCAAAATCAAGAAAATTCAGGAAATAACGCACTAGCCCAACAATAGAAATAATCTACCTTATCTTTTTTTAATTAATTTTTTTATCAAATGTTTTGAAGAAACGGTTAACACTAGTAAACACACAATTGTGCTCATAAATACTCATATTATGGATAATCAATAATTGTCCAATTTTCAATGGGCCGGGTCGGATTCGAACCAACGACCCCCGCCATGTCAAGGCGGTATCTTAACCAGGCTAGACCACCGGCCCTTGTATTACAATTATTGATTTTCTTTTGTTCTTTATATATAATTGTTCATTATTTTCTTCTAGTATGGGCTTTGAAGGTTTAGTATGGTGCCTTGTGTCTTTTACAACCCGATAAAAAAGGACTCTTCAGTTTCATAGATCTAGATAATCAAAAGGGTATAGATGAATTTTGTAATGTTATAGGTGTTAAGAACTGTCATCAAAACAGATCTTACTAAGGGAATTAATTTGCATTTCTATTTTGAATAGGAGAGGGAATATACTACTTGCTTATCATTTTACATATTCCCAAATCATTTCAGAGTCCAATGCTATATTCAACTGCAGCCTAATTCACCTGATAAGATTTCTTATAATTTGGTTGTTGAAAGATTTTCAATACTCATCTGACTTTTGTGTGCCGTTGTATAACCGCCGCCGTTGTCTAAGCACCGATGGCCATCCATCCTCTCTAAAATCTTCTCCATCTCTGCGGAAGCTGAGCTAAACAAGTTACTCATAATCTCATATGAAGATGGATAACTAAGAAGAAACAAACAGCCTGGGAATTCTAATCTACTCGTCTGTTAAAAGACCTCGCACCCGCATCTTGAAGATTATTACCATTTAAGAAAATAACAAGCGTCTAACTAAATATCCAAGTTAAGAAACTATTTTTCTCAAAGGCCTCAAGTAGCGTTGACTTTTTAATAACGCACTATGCGTTCCTCAGATAGGTTACCAGTTTATTTACTCTTAATTCGCAAGATAATTAGTATATACAACTAAAGAATGTATTAAAGACTAATAGATAAATAGAATCTTATCTCACTCCATCAAACGTGGTTATACAGCGGTTTAATGAAGCATCTGTCCTAAATAGAAGTATAATATCATCTGTTGGTCTTGAGGGATGTTTACAGGGAGGTTAACGGTTGGCCCAATTCAATCTCAGTAGAAAGCCAAGTTTCATAGAGATGCGGTAAACCATCTATGGTTGTATTAGAAATTAAAATTTAAGGCGCTGTCAACTTCCAGTCAGATACTTTGCTGTCTGTTTTTACGTGCCATTTCTGGCCAGATTCTCAAATATTCATCTATATGCTGTTTCATCTGATTACAAAAAGCTTCACAATAGGTATCGAATAAGGAATCAGAAATATTCATTAACAAAATATTGTTTCGTGACATAAAGTCATTCCATCCCAATCAAAAGCTCATTCCAATTTGCTTCTATTGGATTGTTGTATCGGGTTATCTCGGTAAATGTCATTAACCGAGCTTGAATATAGGTAGTATAAAAAAGGTTATTGATTATTGTTGGGTTCAGTCTGCATTTTATTCATTCTGACATCCATGACCCGTATGATCCTGTTAGGCTTGTGACCAAATTGCTTAAACTGGACAAAAGCGAAAGGATTTTAGTCCACGCGATAATCGTCATACGAACAGGATTTTAATCAAGGAATTTCACCCCAATCGAATATAAGGTAGTGGGACAACGGTTTCATTTAACGGCTTGAGAATCTTGCAGTCATAATTAATTTCTAGGTGGTTAAATTACTACATCCATGGGGCTTGACCATTCTGAAATTCAAGTATGTTCTTTTGAAGAATTTTTATCGTCCAAGAATATTTTCGTGGTTGAGATCTTTCTGAACGAAATAGGCACTCCCGTTCATAACATTATAGGTTCAAGATAATCTCTCGATTTGTTTTGTATAAATCTTATAACATGAAGTTTCTTATCGACCAAAAATCTCTAACAAATTTCAGTAGAATGTAATAGTAATATAAATTCAGTTTCAAGTAAAATAATCTCGATATAGCATAGCGTTATTATAACATTAATGCACAAAAAGCCATTTAAGAATACAATAGTCCTAGCTTCCATCACTCTCTTGTTGTTGGTTTCACTTTCACTTTCACCCCATCCTATATCATACGCATTTTTGGGTTTTGATCTGGGTGGTAGTAGTAGTAGTAGTACAGATCAATCCTTAGGAAGTTCACAAAGGTCTATGCAAGGTGCCCAGTGCTATTCACCAAATGCTAGTATTATTGATTCTTGTAACTCTGGAGATGGATCGACTAGCGAAAATCTTGGCCATAACTTATATGGACAATAAATAACCCTTAATTTTTATTTTTTGTTGATGTTGAAATATCTAACACTTTTAGAACTGATGCGTAATCAAATTCGAGTTTGAAATAAATACTGTTAAAATGCCTGTTGCAACTATAATTTAAAATCCGTAATTTGGGAATAATATATCTATGATTTGTTACAATCCCAATGACAAAAATATTACGATCCATTAGAGTTCATGTCCACGGATTTCCTTCAATAGTGGAAGGCAAACTCATTTTCATTGATACGATACTGGATGTAGATATTATTGTTCAAAAGTTTACACATTGCTCCTAAATTTTATATGACCATTTTCTTTTTAAAGGTCATAAAGTAATAAGAACAATGAGTAAAACATTAATTTCAACATATGGAGTTGCTTGAAATGCCTACTGTGCAGCATTTCGAAATACCTGCAGATGATGTTGAAAGGGCGTTAAAATTTTACAAAGGGGTATTCGATTGGACCATGCAAAAATTGGGCAACCCTGAAGACCCTATGAAAGATTATTGGTTTTTTGACACTAAAGATGAAAATGGAAATAAGGGGATTGGAGGCGGACTAATGAAACGTCAAGCCCCAGAACACTCTGTTACAAATTACATTACTGTGCCGTCTGTTGATGATTATGCATCTAAGATTGAAGAAGCTGGTGGCAAGGTAATAATGCCAAAAACAGAAATTCCGGAAATGGGGTTCATAATAGTATTTCTAGACACAGAAAATAACATGTTTGGATTATACGAGGCCATAAAAAAATAGCTCACCATACTTTTATTCCTTTATTCATTTTTATACACTTTTTAATTATTCTTTCACAAAATCATGAACGAGCTCAAAATGAATTTGACCGTAGCCAAAACACTCCGTGAATTTGAACATTCATATACTATTTTCGGAATAATAGGCTGAACTCCAGTAAATTCATAAAACATTACAATTCACATCTTAATGATTCACGAATTCTTTATAATATGCCTCTTTTAGTTTGAGGTCTTGAATAAGATTGTAAGATTTTAAGTTGTGCATTTGTCTGATTTTTATTAACATCAAGTGAATCTAATGGTAGGAAATGTAAATATGAGTAATACCCGTATTTTGATGACATTTGGACCATTAATAGTTAGAGTTGTGCTGGGAACTTTATTTATTACAAATGGGTGGTCAAAACTTATCAATCTAGAACAAACACAGGGTTATTTCAACACGATGGGTGAGCAATATGAAATATTATCATTTGACCGAACTTGATCATCACCTGCTTAAATCGAGTTTTATGATTTCTAGAACTCACAAACCGAAAAAGAATATTCTATTATTCAACTTTTTTGAGAAACTTGTCATATTCTTTGTCAAAGGATGGATTTGATTCTGAACTAGAGGGTGATGCTCATGATACTAAAAAATTAGGTAATATGTGTTTTAATATATTATTTCT from Candidatus Nitrosocosmicus arcticus includes these protein-coding regions:
- a CDS encoding VOC family protein; amino-acid sequence: MPTVQHFEIPADDVERALKFYKGVFDWTMQKLGNPEDPMKDYWFFDTKDENGNKGIGGGLMKRQAPEHSVTNYITVPSVDDYASKIEEAGGKVIMPKTEIPEMGFIIVFLDTENNMFGLYEAIKK
- a CDS encoding DoxX family protein gives rise to the protein MSNTRILMTFGPLIVRVVLGTLFITNGWSKLINLEQTQGYFNTMGEQYEILSFDRT